The following are from one region of the Terriglobia bacterium genome:
- a CDS encoding amidohydrolase family protein, translating into MSIPTFLFAAFFLLQAQWRGVGPQPCIGPPDTGNYKCPAAPGLIAVRAGRLFDSKTGRLLTKQIVLIMGDRISETGPESQVKIPSGARVIDLSQSTVLPGLIDAHTHMFNSRRPSGSGENSMLIAISNAQADLRAGFTTARDMSSHANGYADLLVRDAIKEGRI; encoded by the coding sequence ATGTCCATCCCGACTTTCCTTTTCGCAGCGTTTTTCCTGCTTCAAGCCCAATGGCGCGGTGTCGGTCCACAACCCTGCATAGGACCGCCGGACACCGGTAACTATAAATGTCCGGCCGCACCGGGACTCATTGCCGTTCGTGCCGGACGACTGTTCGACAGCAAGACCGGCCGGCTGCTGACAAAGCAGATCGTGCTCATCATGGGCGACCGGATCAGCGAAACAGGCCCGGAATCACAGGTCAAAATCCCGAGCGGCGCCCGCGTCATCGACCTCAGCCAGTCGACCGTCCTTCCGGGCCTCATCGACGCGCACACGCACATGTTCAATTCGCGCCGGCCTTCCGGATCGGGCGAAAACTCGATGCTGATCGCGATTTCGAATGCGCAAGCCGACCTCCGCGCCGGCTTCACCACTGCGCGCGACATGAGTTCGCATGCCAACGGATATGCCGATCTGCTGGTGCGTGACGCCATCAAGGAAGGACGCATTG